CTCCACTATTTCCCTTAGCGTGCGTACTGGGATCCAAGGACGTAGTTGCTAGCAATGGCGCATCTGCGGCTCCACGGCACCATCGATGCTACCATCGTGGGGGCTGACAACCTCCATGATCGCTCGCGCCACACCGGCAAGGTCCCCGGTTTCCTCGGCAATGTATGTCTTCTTAATCTTATCAGTTTATATCATGGTTTGAAATAGCGTGCTATCTATTTTATAGTGGCGCTATACCGCTTAGAGGGGCATCATGTTAAGCCGTTTAGCAACTAATTCTCGTACGTAGATTGTGCAAGGTGTCCAGGAGACGACGGGTTTGGGCAAGGGCCTGCCGCGGATGTACGCGGCCATCTTCCTCGGCAGTGCATGCGTCGCCCGGACGCGTACCATCGCCGTCCCTGCCGCCGGAAGCGCGCGGTGGAACGAGCCGCTCCGCGCCTACTGCGCCCACCACGCGGCCGACGTCGTCATCTCCGTCATGATCGAGCAGCTCGGCCTCGACGGCGACACCGTCCTCGGCCGCGCCTACCTGCCCGCCCGGGAGCTCCTCAGCGACGACACAACCATCGACCGCTGGTTCGACGTCCTTGGCACCAACAGGAAGAAGCTCCCGGATGGGCCCAAGATACACGTGCAGATCAGCTTCCGCGACGTCGCCGACCAAGGcctggcgtggggcggcggcgttggcggcggcggcagcttcgGGGTGCCCCGCACCTTCTTCTCGCAGAGGCCGGGGTGCAGGGTCACCCTGTACCAGGACGCGCACGCGTCCGAGGAGTTCGAGCCCAAGATCCAGCTCGACGGCGGCGGGCTCTACAAGCCTGGGCACTGCTGGGAGGACCTGTACGACGCCATCAGCAACGCACGGCACCTGGTGTACATCACCGGCTGGTCGGTGTTCCCCCACATCACGCTCCTACGGGAGCGGGACGGCAAGCAGGAAACTCTTGGCGAGCTCCTGAAGCGCAAGGCCGGCGAGGGCGTGCAAGTGCTCATGCTGGTGTGGAACGACGTCTCCTCCATCGATGGCTTGCTCGCCGGCCTCATGGACACCAGGGACGAGCAGACGGCCAACTACTTCCAGGGCAGCCGCGTGCAGTGCGTCCTCTGCCCGAGGAACATGTACGTCAGAGGCCACATCTTCGACGCCAAGACGGACACGTTCGTCTACAGCCACCACCAGAAGGCCATCGTCGTGGACCAGGAGCTGCCGCCTTTGTCGTCGGGCTCGGACGGCCGCCACCAgatcgtcagcttcctcggcggcctCGACGTGTGCCATGGACGCTACGACACGCAGTCCCACTCCCTGTTCAGGACGCTGGGCGCGGGGCAGCCGCACGGCGACGACTTCAGCCAAGTCAACTTCAGCGACgaggacgccacgctcggcaagggCGGGCCCAGGGAGCCATGGCACGACATCCACGCCAAGGTCGAGGGCCCCGTCGCGTGGGACGTGCTCCACAACTTCGAGCAGCGCTGGAGGAAGAAAGGCGGCGGCGACAAGG
This DNA window, taken from Triticum aestivum cultivar Chinese Spring chromosome 1D, IWGSC CS RefSeq v2.1, whole genome shotgun sequence, encodes the following:
- the LOC123179989 gene encoding phospholipase D alpha 2, whose amino-acid sequence is MAHLRLHGTIDATIVGADNLHDRSRHTGKVPGFLGNIVQGVQETTGLGKGLPRMYAAIFLGSACVARTRTIAVPAAGSARWNEPLRAYCAHHAADVVISVMIEQLGLDGDTVLGRAYLPARELLSDDTTIDRWFDVLGTNRKKLPDGPKIHVQISFRDVADQGLAWGGGVGGGGSFGVPRTFFSQRPGCRVTLYQDAHASEEFEPKIQLDGGGLYKPGHCWEDLYDAISNARHLVYITGWSVFPHITLLRERDGKQETLGELLKRKAGEGVQVLMLVWNDVSSIDGLLAGLMDTRDEQTANYFQGSRVQCVLCPRNMYVRGHIFDAKTDTFVYSHHQKAIVVDQELPPLSSGSDGRHQIVSFLGGLDVCHGRYDTQSHSLFRTLGAGQPHGDDFSQVNFSDEDATLGKGGPREPWHDIHAKVEGPVAWDVLHNFEQRWRKKGGGDKEQLVDLAALEGKVAPASWAVTLPGDQEAWNVQLFRSIDNIDTVGFPDSMEAAFKAGLLQDKHRVYERSIQDAYIHAIRAAKSFIYIENQYFIGSSFQWKSHDGIDPGDVGACQLIPRELSLKIVRKIEDGERFAVYIVVPMWSEGAPTGRYRQAMLDNQRRTMALMYDDIAVALQAKRIDANPRDYLTFFCLGNREASNPKGGEYQPPHRPQDGTDYARAQMARRFMIYVHSKMMIVDDEYIIVGSANLNERSMAGYRDSEIAIGAYQPHRITSGAELAKGHVHGFRMSLWHEHLGKTHDDFLRPGSLECVQRVNKMADEYWSLYVGDQLPEDLPGHLLTYPVSVDKAGNVSAVTGFEFFPDTDARVLGEPTGIKDYFLST